In Numidum massiliense, a single genomic region encodes these proteins:
- the pckA gene encoding phosphoenolpyruvate carboxykinase (ATP), whose protein sequence is MQVTQSKHIHIQEVDELLPSLAVTWNLSTAQLVELAIARGEGQLTADGALATTTGKFTGRSPKDKYIVDEPSVAHTVDWGKVNQRMSEAQFDSIYARLLQYMQDKQWLGLDAFAGADPTHRLPLRVITEYAWHQLFAKQLFIRPSAAEMQSAHPEPFTVIDAPGFGADPERDGTHSETFIIIHFAKRLILIGGTEYAGEIKKSVFSTMNYLLPDQNVLPMHCSANMDATGKTALFFGLSGTGKTTLSADPDRRLIGDDEHGWSPQGIFNIEGGCYAKCINLSPEKEPQIYHAIRFGAVCENVVIDPETRIADYDNNTLTENTRVAYPIEHIDGAIIPSTGTHPEVVLFLTADAFGVLPPIAELSKEQAMYYFLSGYTSKLAGTERGITEPQATFSTCFGAPFLPRPASVYAGMLGERIEQHGTRIYLVNTGWTGGPYGVGERMKLSYTRTMVRAAIAGKLEQFAVEPYFGLSVPQTCPDVPSDILNPRHTWQDKDAYDRQAAKLAKLFADNFERFKDVDDAIRNAGPKAQQQ, encoded by the coding sequence GTGCAAGTTACACAGTCAAAACACATTCACATTCAGGAGGTAGACGAATTGTTGCCCTCACTTGCAGTAACGTGGAATTTGTCTACCGCTCAATTAGTAGAATTGGCAATTGCGCGGGGCGAAGGACAACTTACCGCGGACGGAGCACTCGCGACGACAACGGGGAAATTTACCGGACGTTCCCCGAAAGATAAGTATATCGTCGATGAACCGTCAGTTGCACATACAGTCGATTGGGGGAAGGTCAACCAGCGCATGAGCGAAGCGCAGTTTGACAGCATTTACGCCCGATTACTTCAGTACATGCAAGATAAACAGTGGCTCGGTTTAGACGCCTTTGCCGGCGCTGACCCCACCCACAGGCTCCCGCTGCGCGTCATTACGGAATACGCGTGGCACCAACTGTTCGCCAAGCAACTGTTTATTCGTCCGTCAGCTGCCGAAATGCAGTCGGCACACCCCGAACCGTTCACTGTCATCGACGCGCCCGGCTTTGGCGCTGATCCGGAGCGGGACGGTACCCATTCAGAGACGTTTATCATTATTCATTTTGCGAAACGACTCATTCTCATCGGCGGTACGGAATACGCTGGCGAAATAAAAAAGTCAGTTTTCAGCACCATGAATTACCTCCTACCGGATCAGAACGTCTTACCGATGCACTGTTCGGCCAACATGGACGCCACAGGGAAGACAGCGCTCTTCTTCGGCCTTTCTGGCACGGGTAAGACGACGTTGTCGGCCGACCCGGACCGCCGCTTAATCGGCGACGACGAACACGGATGGTCACCGCAAGGAATTTTTAACATCGAGGGCGGTTGTTACGCGAAATGCATCAACTTATCGCCAGAAAAAGAACCGCAAATATATCACGCGATTCGCTTTGGCGCCGTCTGCGAAAACGTCGTAATTGACCCAGAAACGCGCATTGCTGATTACGATAATAACACATTGACGGAGAACACGCGCGTCGCATACCCGATCGAGCACATTGACGGTGCCATCATCCCGAGCACGGGCACACACCCCGAGGTCGTGCTGTTTTTGACCGCTGACGCCTTTGGCGTCCTGCCGCCGATCGCCGAGCTGTCGAAGGAACAGGCGATGTACTACTTCCTGTCCGGCTACACGAGCAAACTAGCTGGCACCGAACGGGGAATAACGGAACCGCAAGCAACGTTCTCCACCTGCTTCGGCGCACCGTTCTTACCGCGTCCAGCGAGCGTCTACGCCGGTATGCTCGGGGAGCGCATCGAACAGCACGGCACGCGCATCTATTTAGTCAACACCGGCTGGACAGGCGGTCCGTACGGTGTCGGCGAACGGATGAAGCTGAGCTACACGCGGACGATGGTGCGCGCCGCCATCGCGGGGAAACTGGAACAATTCGCCGTCGAACCGTATTTCGGTCTCTCCGTACCACAAACGTGCCCTGACGTGCCGAGCGACATCCTCAACCCACGTCACACGTGGCAAGACAAGGATGCGTACGATCGGCAAGCCGCCAAACTGGCAAAGCTGTTCGCGGACAACTTCGAGCGCTTTAAAGACGTCGACGACGCGATTCGAAACGCCGGACCCAAGGCACAGCAACAGTAG
- a CDS encoding ABC transporter permease produces MTPERYLWWKRFGYEWCQRYQMIRLSVDWVIALYVIVPMLVVGSVFYWQWLHEPPEWLRPELAGLASVLLVARALMTRVNPYVNAADIPTFTGMPFASRCFVARSFAWAYAKESVVWLCVLWLLYPLWHTLAVMPTDVWVWWVTATLFQWTMLNVDWLLLHVSHLLSPLVKALIFVLTVVTVGGEAGRELFARHVSLTWLFLIICALCALTAVGVVRQRRWDWLRLVTRTEKARNANTLLLGIEQETVIGRWWKKPLPWMRRQLGGPFTAAGALTEWHLKRFVRTQSHAKFFYQVFFVSFGGLWVAPSGWFRLFVFCFVAWLLTETFVMALSGERPLRQRVLPVSAWDAHTAAVRAYQWLLVPALTLLLIPTGIAVVPWYGWLSYPFIAYIFGKWLLSFRLQSLYTEE; encoded by the coding sequence ATGACACCTGAACGTTACTTATGGTGGAAGCGGTTCGGGTATGAGTGGTGCCAACGCTATCAGATGATCCGCTTAAGTGTCGACTGGGTGATCGCCTTGTACGTCATCGTCCCTATGCTCGTCGTCGGGAGTGTGTTTTACTGGCAGTGGTTGCATGAGCCGCCGGAGTGGTTGCGTCCGGAACTAGCTGGCCTGGCGTCAGTTTTGCTCGTCGCCCGTGCACTGATGACACGTGTCAATCCGTACGTCAATGCGGCTGACATCCCGACCTTTACGGGTATGCCGTTCGCAAGCCGTTGTTTCGTCGCTCGCTCTTTTGCTTGGGCGTACGCCAAAGAGAGTGTCGTCTGGTTGTGCGTGCTGTGGCTGCTGTACCCGTTGTGGCACACGTTAGCCGTGATGCCTACCGATGTATGGGTCTGGTGGGTGACGGCGACGTTGTTTCAATGGACGATGTTAAATGTCGATTGGCTGCTCTTACACGTGTCGCACCTACTTAGTCCACTCGTGAAAGCACTCATTTTCGTACTGACAGTCGTAACGGTCGGAGGAGAGGCGGGCCGGGAATTATTCGCACGGCATGTTTCGTTAACTTGGCTGTTCCTTATTATATGTGCGCTGTGCGCGCTTACGGCGGTCGGCGTCGTGCGGCAACGGCGGTGGGATTGGTTGCGGCTCGTCACCCGCACGGAGAAGGCGCGCAACGCGAACACGCTGTTACTAGGTATCGAACAAGAGACGGTAATCGGTAGATGGTGGAAGAAGCCGCTGCCGTGGATGCGCAGACAGCTTGGGGGCCCTTTTACCGCCGCCGGTGCGCTGACCGAATGGCACCTTAAACGCTTCGTGCGTACGCAGTCACACGCCAAATTTTTTTACCAGGTGTTCTTCGTCAGTTTTGGCGGCCTGTGGGTGGCACCGTCCGGGTGGTTCAGACTGTTCGTCTTTTGTTTTGTCGCCTGGTTGCTGACGGAAACGTTTGTTATGGCGCTAAGCGGCGAACGACCGCTGCGGCAGCGCGTGTTGCCCGTATCCGCATGGGACGCACACACCGCCGCCGTCCGCGCGTACCAGTGGTTACTCGTTCCTGCCCTCACGTTACTACTAATACCGACCGGCATCGCTGTCGTACCGTGGTACGGCTGGCTTTCGTACCCGTTTATCGCCTATATTTTTGGAAAATGGCTGTTAAGTTTTCGGTTACAGTCGCTGTATACAGAAGAGTAA
- a CDS encoding ABC transporter ATP-binding protein, with protein MPKSQAMLNAQQPLVCTEMTSGYDGKPYLRNLSLEVRSGEIVGLIGANGSGKSTTIKTILGALPLMSGAVIVNGVPLADDPVAAKGSLGYVPEAPDLYQELSLWEYLRFVARIYGMAENEWELTAEQLLADFNMRDVKDHFPGTFSKGMKQKVLLLGTLLHKPQLYLIDEPFIGLDPLAIRTLVAWLEREKARGAGMLMSTHVLDSAEHLCDRFYVLHSGTLTAEGTLDELRATVGLPKASLLDIYAHVVSDAREVSDAQ; from the coding sequence GTGCCTAAGTCGCAAGCGATGTTAAACGCGCAGCAGCCGCTCGTGTGTACCGAGATGACGTCTGGCTACGACGGCAAACCTTATTTGCGCAATCTGTCGCTCGAAGTGCGCTCAGGTGAAATTGTCGGGTTAATCGGCGCTAACGGCTCGGGGAAGAGCACAACGATCAAAACGATTCTCGGCGCACTTCCGCTCATGTCTGGAGCAGTGATCGTTAACGGGGTGCCGCTTGCGGACGACCCGGTTGCAGCTAAGGGGTCGCTCGGTTACGTGCCGGAAGCGCCCGACCTGTATCAAGAGTTGTCTTTATGGGAGTATTTGAGGTTTGTGGCCCGTATATACGGAATGGCTGAAAACGAGTGGGAACTAACGGCCGAGCAACTATTAGCTGACTTTAACATGCGCGACGTTAAGGACCACTTTCCCGGGACGTTTTCCAAAGGGATGAAGCAAAAAGTGTTGTTACTCGGTACGCTGTTACACAAGCCACAGCTGTACTTAATCGATGAGCCGTTTATCGGCCTCGACCCGCTGGCGATTCGGACGCTCGTCGCTTGGTTAGAACGGGAAAAAGCTCGCGGCGCCGGTATGTTAATGAGCACACACGTGCTCGATTCGGCGGAGCACTTGTGTGATCGATTTTATGTTTTACATAGTGGAACTCTCACGGCCGAAGGGACACTCGATGAACTGCGTGCCACAGTCGGGTTGCCGAAGGCGAGTTTACTGGACATATATGCGCATGTGGTTAGTGATGCGCGTGAGGTCAGTGACGCACAATGA
- the pgsB gene encoding poly-gamma-glutamate synthase PgsB, giving the protein MWLIPLACAVILVAGIVEWRQHQKHINAIPIRVNVNGIRGKSTVTRLITGILTEAKYKTVGKTTGTAARMIYSFQDEEEPIKRRPEGPNISEQKRVVQKAAKLDADALVSECMAVTPDYQIVFQERMLRGNIGVIVNVLEDHMDVMGPTLDEIAEAFTATIPYNGRLVISEGPYVDYFKRVARDRNTKVTVVKPGTVSDDFLKKFEYMVFPENAALALGVARALGIKKEVALQGMLNAHPDPGALRILPLGNPDEPAYFVNAFAANDAASTLNIWDRVVSLGYPKEKPVVIMNCREDRVDRSEQFAEDVLPHLPIDTLVLIGETTDPIKRAYESGKIKANEVLDLNAQSVDKIIEAIQGAFADRVLFGVGNIHGAAEPLIEKLHELKLKQRVS; this is encoded by the coding sequence ATGTGGCTAATCCCGCTAGCGTGTGCGGTGATTTTAGTGGCCGGCATCGTGGAATGGAGACAGCATCAGAAGCACATTAACGCCATTCCGATTCGCGTCAATGTGAACGGCATTCGCGGCAAGTCGACCGTGACCCGTTTGATCACAGGGATTTTAACCGAAGCAAAGTATAAAACCGTCGGCAAGACGACCGGTACTGCCGCGCGGATGATTTATTCGTTTCAAGACGAGGAAGAGCCGATTAAGCGTCGCCCGGAAGGGCCGAACATTAGTGAGCAAAAGCGCGTCGTACAAAAAGCGGCGAAGCTCGACGCGGATGCGCTCGTGAGTGAATGTATGGCCGTGACGCCTGACTATCAAATCGTGTTTCAAGAACGCATGCTGCGTGGGAATATCGGTGTGATCGTGAACGTCCTCGAGGATCACATGGACGTGATGGGGCCGACGTTAGACGAAATCGCAGAGGCTTTTACGGCGACGATTCCGTATAACGGTCGCCTTGTTATTTCTGAGGGACCGTATGTCGACTACTTTAAGCGCGTGGCGCGAGATAGAAATACGAAAGTAACCGTCGTGAAGCCGGGCACGGTTTCTGACGACTTCCTAAAAAAATTCGAGTATATGGTTTTCCCCGAAAACGCAGCGCTTGCCTTAGGTGTGGCGAGAGCGCTCGGTATAAAAAAAGAGGTCGCCCTCCAAGGGATGTTAAATGCGCACCCCGATCCTGGCGCATTGCGCATATTACCGCTGGGTAATCCGGATGAACCGGCTTACTTTGTAAACGCGTTTGCTGCGAACGACGCGGCGTCGACGTTAAACATTTGGGATCGGGTCGTCTCGCTCGGATACCCAAAAGAAAAACCAGTTGTCATTATGAATTGCCGCGAAGACAGGGTGGATCGCTCCGAACAATTTGCCGAGGACGTGTTGCCGCATCTGCCCATTGACACACTCGTACTCATCGGAGAGACGACAGACCCGATTAAACGGGCATACGAATCCGGTAAGATCAAAGCGAACGAGGTACTCGATCTTAACGCCCAAAGCGTAGATAAAATTATAGAAGCCATTCAAGGCGCGTTCGCCGACCGTGTCCTCTTTGGTGTGGGTAATATTCACGGTGCTGCTGAACCGTTAATCGAAAAACTGCACGAACTGAAACTTAAGCAGCGTGTCAGCTAG
- a CDS encoding CapA family protein has translation MSKQLTFQQRVLKMAKRHKQRALPHTMLAIGISVVLIVALMVFNKPQAARVEASDRPVFTATMVGDMMFGRHVEEVTKRYGYESLFQFVKPMFDASDYISGNFEQAVTLAENPTAEKGYQKWDKNIHLRTDPEAVEVLKRMNFSVLNLANNHVLDYGRRGLQDTIETMNRFTMDYVGAGMNLEEAQQAVYQTINGITVASVGITDSYMGGQSVREKRPGVLPLKPEYYLPAIQEAKKNADFVIVNVHWGQEYDGAAHPRQRDSAKAMADAGADLIVGHHPHVLSSVEVYNDTVIFYSLGNFIFDQGWSRTKDSALLQYKLYGDGKARFEVMPLRINEATPAPAEGWYAQKRIFRQLTKDTPVKDDWKVEDGKLVYTVDHSDILKGASKLEK, from the coding sequence ATGTCCAAACAGTTGACCTTTCAACAACGGGTGTTAAAAATGGCGAAGCGCCATAAACAGAGGGCGCTCCCGCATACGATGCTGGCGATCGGCATTAGTGTCGTTTTGATCGTGGCGTTAATGGTTTTCAATAAACCGCAGGCGGCACGCGTCGAAGCGAGTGATCGGCCAGTTTTTACGGCGACGATGGTCGGCGACATGATGTTTGGTCGCCACGTCGAAGAAGTGACGAAGCGGTACGGTTACGAATCGCTTTTCCAATTTGTGAAGCCTATGTTCGATGCCTCGGATTACATCTCCGGCAACTTTGAGCAAGCTGTCACACTAGCGGAAAACCCGACAGCAGAAAAAGGTTACCAGAAGTGGGATAAGAACATCCATCTCCGGACGGATCCCGAGGCGGTAGAAGTACTGAAGAGGATGAATTTTTCTGTCCTCAACCTGGCAAACAACCATGTCTTAGACTATGGGAGAAGAGGGTTACAAGATACGATTGAAACGATGAACAGGTTCACGATGGATTATGTCGGTGCAGGGATGAACTTAGAAGAAGCGCAACAAGCAGTCTATCAGACGATTAACGGTATAACCGTTGCCTCTGTCGGCATTACGGATTCTTACATGGGCGGGCAATCCGTACGGGAGAAGCGCCCAGGTGTACTTCCTTTAAAACCGGAGTATTATTTGCCCGCGATTCAAGAGGCAAAAAAGAATGCTGATTTTGTCATTGTCAACGTGCACTGGGGTCAGGAATATGACGGAGCCGCACATCCGCGGCAGCGCGACTCGGCGAAGGCGATGGCCGATGCGGGAGCTGACCTCATCGTCGGTCACCATCCCCACGTCCTTTCTTCGGTCGAAGTGTACAACGACACCGTCATTTTTTACAGTCTCGGGAACTTCATCTTCGACCAAGGGTGGAGCCGGACGAAAGATAGTGCACTCCTGCAGTACAAACTGTACGGCGACGGCAAGGCTCGCTTTGAAGTGATGCCGCTAAGAATCAATGAGGCGACACCTGCGCCGGCAGAAGGATGGTACGCTCAAAAACGCATCTTTAGACAGTTGACGAAAGATACGCCAGTTAAAGACGATTGGAAAGTAGAAGACGGCAAGTTGGTGTACACAGTCGACCATTCTGACATCTTGAAGGGAGCGTCAAAGCTTGAAAAATAA
- a CDS encoding MATE family efflux transporter, whose amino-acid sequence MSNDYKDLASNNPDTRPVIGINDPPLEEGQTIPQEDMQTISVEGEQTASVEGTHTVRMEGEQTAPVEGQPTVPTEGEQAAPVAGEEPAPAVPLVRPRPQQRKNIDLSGNITKPLLLFLIPLMLSNALQSISGTVTSIYLGRGLGEKALAAVSTVFPITFFLISFIIGIGGASSVLIGQAYGSGNVERMKATVGTSLTFSFLLGLLSAVIGNVFAYDLFALIRTPEEIVEEAVRFARIIFTFLPIMFVYISYTTFLRGTGDSKTPFYFLLISTVLTIGLTPIFLFGWFGLPVLGVEGAAVANVTATIVTLIVLFVYLARKKHPLALDKETLKKLRLDREIVKLMLKIGIPTSVQMIFVSLSEVAVLALINAYGAEATAAYGAVIQVINYAQMPAMSLGMAVGIFGAQMIGSGRQEKLQELIRSAVVLNYAIGAIIVGTVFVFSTTILSWFLTDSHTLAMAHDILFISLWAFIIFGHAMIISGIMRSSGTVLWPTTIGILSIWVVQVPTAYLLSKAIGLTGIWMAYPIAFTVSLIAQYTYYRLFWRGRTHRQFFDSPAPENG is encoded by the coding sequence TTGTCCAATGACTACAAAGATTTGGCGAGCAACAACCCCGATACACGACCAGTTATTGGGATAAATGACCCGCCATTAGAGGAAGGGCAAACGATTCCTCAGGAAGACATGCAAACAATTTCCGTTGAAGGTGAGCAAACAGCTTCCGTCGAGGGAACGCATACCGTTCGAATGGAAGGTGAGCAAACTGCTCCTGTAGAAGGACAGCCTACAGTTCCTACAGAAGGTGAGCAAGCAGCTCCTGTAGCAGGGGAGGAACCGGCACCTGCCGTGCCCCTCGTACGTCCCCGTCCCCAGCAGCGAAAGAACATCGACTTATCGGGAAATATTACGAAACCGCTGCTGTTATTTCTGATTCCGTTAATGCTCAGTAATGCGCTGCAGTCGATTAGTGGGACTGTAACTTCAATTTATCTCGGGCGCGGCCTCGGGGAGAAAGCGCTGGCCGCGGTGAGCACGGTTTTTCCGATTACGTTCTTTTTAATATCGTTCATTATCGGGATCGGCGGAGCGAGTTCGGTCTTAATCGGGCAAGCTTACGGCAGCGGCAACGTGGAACGGATGAAGGCGACGGTCGGGACGTCACTCACGTTTTCTTTTTTGCTCGGACTGCTTTCGGCGGTCATCGGCAATGTGTTTGCGTACGATCTGTTTGCGCTCATTCGTACGCCGGAAGAGATTGTTGAGGAAGCGGTTCGCTTTGCGCGCATCATCTTTACATTTTTGCCGATTATGTTCGTCTATATTAGTTACACGACGTTTTTGCGCGGGACGGGTGACTCAAAGACGCCGTTTTATTTTTTGCTCATTAGTACCGTGTTAACGATCGGGTTAACGCCTATCTTTTTGTTCGGGTGGTTCGGGCTACCAGTGCTCGGCGTCGAGGGGGCAGCTGTCGCCAACGTGACAGCGACGATCGTGACGCTCATCGTGTTGTTCGTCTATTTAGCACGCAAGAAACACCCGCTGGCGCTCGATAAAGAGACGCTAAAAAAATTGCGGCTCGACCGTGAAATTGTGAAGTTAATGCTCAAAATCGGTATCCCGACGAGCGTGCAGATGATTTTCGTGTCGCTGTCCGAAGTGGCGGTGCTCGCCTTGATTAACGCCTATGGCGCGGAAGCGACAGCTGCGTACGGTGCCGTCATTCAAGTGATCAACTACGCGCAAATGCCGGCGATGAGTTTAGGGATGGCTGTCGGTATTTTCGGGGCGCAAATGATCGGCTCGGGGCGGCAAGAAAAGTTGCAGGAACTGATCCGCAGTGCCGTCGTTTTAAATTACGCGATCGGGGCAATCATTGTCGGTACGGTATTCGTCTTCAGTACGACGATTTTATCGTGGTTTCTCACCGATTCGCACACGTTAGCAATGGCGCACGACATTTTGTTCATTTCGTTGTGGGCGTTTATCATTTTTGGGCATGCGATGATCATTTCCGGCATTATGCGTTCGAGCGGTACGGTGTTGTGGCCGACGACGATCGGCATTTTATCGATTTGGGTCGTACAAGTGCCGACGGCGTATTTGCTCTCTAAAGCGATCGGTCTGACCGGCATTTGGATGGCTTACCCGATTGCGTTCACCGTTTCGCTCATCGCACAGTATACGTATTACCGCCTCTTTTGGCGCGGTAGGACGCATCGACAGTTTTTCGATTCACCCGCTCCGGAAAACGGATAG
- the ggt gene encoding gamma-glutamyltransferase produces MKNKLVAILSLVVVVVGVIILYKALGIDIIPAKEKASQEQVRNGDPLDSAEGYGVSAGHPLAVKVGMDVLEKGGNAVDAAVAVSYALTVVEPYASGIGGGGEMLIDPGNGGKPVAYEYRDVAPPSNATLQSDIGIPGFVKGMETIHADFGSQKLADLIAPSIELAETGFEVNSHLTTRLGEDTFRMTIDEVPHFFPNGNPLTEGETLKQEELAETLRTIQKEGSDAFYKGKIAQHIIERVPNLAQSDFSNYKVEKRKPLIGKYQGFDVIAAPPPVAGATVIQALRMAEMHKVGETEKNSADFVHLISEVSKIANADRLKRVADPAFYNEPKQLASKDYARRLAKKVSPDTPSAGSGYNDSKADEEDYDNTTHFVVVDKKGMMVSATNTIANFFGSGIYVDGFFLNNQLTNFSKSDKPPNHYQPGKLPRSYTAPVILKNDEMLIGMGTPGGKRIPMMMAEVLIRHLTFGESIDEAIHQPRFYAEGETLYVESGFSEETVAELGERGYTVILKDSPHYYGGMQALVVDKKKDKLYGGADTRRGGSWDVGK; encoded by the coding sequence TTGAAAAATAAGCTGGTTGCGATACTGTCACTCGTTGTCGTCGTCGTAGGGGTTATCATTTTATATAAAGCACTTGGGATTGACATAATCCCGGCGAAAGAAAAAGCGTCACAAGAGCAAGTGAGAAATGGCGATCCGCTCGACAGCGCCGAAGGGTACGGAGTAAGTGCCGGGCATCCGTTAGCGGTCAAGGTCGGGATGGACGTACTGGAAAAAGGTGGCAATGCCGTTGACGCGGCGGTTGCTGTGTCGTACGCCCTTACCGTCGTCGAGCCGTATGCGTCCGGCATCGGCGGTGGCGGGGAAATGCTAATCGATCCCGGGAACGGGGGCAAGCCAGTCGCTTACGAATACCGCGACGTCGCCCCACCGTCCAATGCCACACTGCAGAGTGATATCGGTATTCCCGGTTTTGTAAAAGGGATGGAAACGATCCACGCCGATTTTGGTTCACAGAAGCTAGCTGACCTCATCGCACCGTCGATCGAACTCGCTGAGACAGGCTTTGAAGTAAACAGCCACCTTACGACTCGCTTAGGTGAAGATACGTTTCGCATGACGATTGACGAAGTACCCCACTTCTTTCCGAACGGCAATCCTCTAACCGAGGGGGAGACGTTAAAGCAAGAAGAGTTGGCAGAGACGTTACGGACGATTCAAAAGGAAGGTTCCGACGCGTTTTACAAGGGGAAAATTGCGCAACACATTATCGAGCGCGTGCCAAACCTCGCCCAATCGGATTTTAGCAACTATAAAGTTGAAAAGCGTAAGCCGCTCATCGGGAAGTACCAAGGGTTTGACGTCATTGCGGCACCGCCGCCTGTTGCCGGGGCAACTGTCATTCAGGCGCTGCGCATGGCAGAAATGCACAAAGTTGGCGAGACAGAAAAGAATTCAGCTGATTTCGTGCATCTCATTAGCGAAGTGTCCAAAATAGCGAACGCGGACCGTCTGAAGCGAGTAGCTGATCCGGCCTTTTACAATGAACCGAAGCAGTTGGCGAGTAAAGATTACGCGCGGAGATTGGCCAAAAAAGTGTCGCCCGACACGCCGTCTGCCGGATCAGGCTATAACGATTCAAAGGCAGACGAAGAAGATTACGACAACACGACCCACTTCGTCGTCGTTGACAAAAAGGGCATGATGGTATCGGCGACGAATACGATTGCTAATTTCTTCGGGTCCGGTATTTACGTCGACGGTTTTTTCTTGAACAACCAGTTGACCAACTTTAGTAAATCGGATAAGCCCCCGAACCACTATCAGCCGGGTAAACTCCCGCGCAGCTATACGGCGCCAGTCATTTTGAAAAACGATGAGATGCTCATCGGGATGGGCACGCCGGGCGGGAAACGCATTCCGATGATGATGGCAGAAGTGCTCATTCGTCACCTCACGTTCGGCGAATCGATCGACGAAGCGATCCATCAGCCACGCTTTTATGCCGAAGGAGAAACCCTATATGTGGAATCGGGCTTTTCCGAAGAAACGGTCGCCGAGCTGGGTGAACGCGGGTACACCGTTATTTTGAAAGATTCGCCCCACTATTACGGCGGTATGCAAGCACTCGTCGTCGATAAGAAGAAGGACAAGCTTTACGGGGGCGCCGATACACGTCGCGGCGGCTCTTGGGATGTCGGAAAGTAA
- the pgsC gene encoding poly-gamma-glutamate biosynthesis protein PgsC: MFGSDLYIALVLGVILSLIFAEKTGILPAGLIVPGYLSLVFDQPVFILMILIISFLTFIIVRYGVSRFTILYGRRKFAAMLITGIVLKLLVDYFYPMMPFEIYEFRGIGVIVPGLIANTIQKQGLALTLSSTLLLSGLTFVIMLGYYLVF; encoded by the coding sequence ATGTTTGGTTCAGATTTATATATTGCGCTCGTTCTCGGGGTGATACTTAGTTTAATATTTGCGGAGAAGACAGGGATTTTGCCGGCGGGCCTCATCGTACCGGGATACCTTTCGCTCGTGTTCGATCAACCCGTATTCATTTTAATGATCCTTATTATTAGTTTTTTAACTTTTATCATCGTCCGCTACGGCGTTTCCCGCTTCACGATTTTGTACGGCCGCCGCAAGTTTGCCGCGATGCTCATCACCGGGATTGTGCTAAAGTTGCTGGTCGACTATTTTTATCCGATGATGCCGTTTGAGATTTACGAGTTTCGCGGGATCGGCGTTATCGTGCCTGGACTGATCGCGAACACGATTCAAAAGCAAGGGCTAGCGCTAACGTTATCCTCGACACTGCTGCTCAGCGGATTGACGTTCGTTATTATGCTCGGCTACTATTTAGTCTTTTAA
- a CDS encoding lipoate--protein ligase, translating to MRFISNEGITDPRVNLAIEEYALRHLSPEEDYLLFYINEPSIIIGKNQNTHEEINSDYVKAHGIHVVRRLSGGGAVYHDLGNLNFSFITKDDGESFHNFRKFTEPVVQALKQLGVEAALVGRNDIQVGERKISGNAQFATKGRMFSHGTLLFDSDMSNVTAALKVNKEKIQSKGIKSIRSRVANISEFLPEPMTIDAFKQSLLESIFAGGDILRYELTAADWEKIREISAARYGNWDWNYGKSPAFNVRQTKRLAAGTFDVRLNVAKGTIAEATIYGDFFGVGEAEVVAKLLSGVRYEEEAVAAALEGVDLTHYFGQVTKEEFLGLLF from the coding sequence ATGCGTTTTATAAGCAACGAAGGCATCACAGACCCACGCGTCAACCTTGCCATCGAAGAATATGCGCTCAGACATCTTTCTCCCGAGGAAGATTATTTGCTATTTTATATTAACGAACCGTCGATTATTATCGGCAAAAACCAAAATACGCACGAAGAAATCAACAGCGATTACGTGAAGGCACATGGCATTCACGTCGTGCGACGCTTGTCGGGGGGCGGTGCCGTTTACCACGATCTTGGAAATTTAAATTTTAGCTTTATTACGAAAGACGACGGCGAGTCGTTTCACAACTTTCGCAAGTTTACGGAACCAGTCGTGCAGGCGCTAAAGCAGTTGGGGGTAGAGGCGGCGTTGGTCGGACGCAACGACATTCAAGTCGGCGAGCGGAAAATATCGGGTAACGCCCAGTTTGCGACGAAAGGGCGCATGTTTAGCCATGGGACGCTGCTGTTCGACTCCGATATGTCCAACGTCACGGCCGCGCTAAAGGTGAACAAAGAAAAGATTCAATCGAAAGGCATTAAGTCGATCCGCAGCCGCGTCGCGAACATTAGCGAATTTTTACCGGAGCCGATGACGATCGACGCGTTTAAACAATCGCTACTGGAATCGATTTTTGCGGGCGGTGACATTTTGCGCTACGAACTAACCGCTGCCGATTGGGAAAAAATTCGGGAAATATCGGCCGCCCGCTACGGTAATTGGGACTGGAACTACGGAAAGTCGCCGGCGTTTAACGTCCGGCAGACGAAGCGACTCGCCGCGGGTACGTTCGACGTTCGCCTCAACGTGGCGAAAGGGACGATTGCCGAGGCGACGATTTACGGCGACTTCTTTGGCGTCGGGGAAGCAGAAGTTGTCGCTAAATTGCTTAGTGGCGTGCGTTACGAAGAAGAGGCGGTTGCCGCAGCGCTCGAAGGCGTCGACTTGACGCATTATTTTGGCCAGGTGACGAAAGAAGAGTTTCTGGGGCTGTTATTTTAA